Genomic DNA from Kluyveromyces lactis strain NRRL Y-1140 chromosome C complete sequence:
GCTATGAAAAAAGTGCAAGTACTTCTCAGAGCTATTATGTTGCGCAGAACTAAAACATCACAAATAGATGGCAAACCTATACTACAACTTCCTGAAAAACATCTAAAGGAGTCTGCTAATAAATTAGAAGGAGATGAACTAGAGTTCTATCAAGCTCTCGAATCCAAATCACGAGATAAAGCTAAGAAAATGTTGGAAAGTAAGCAAAAGCAAGGGGCATACTCCAGTATATTAACTTTGCTTTTGAGATTAAGACAAGCTTGCTTGCATTCCGAACTTGTGAAAATCGGGGAGTCAAATGCTAAAAGCTCAAAGATTATTAACGGGAAAGATTTCGAGAAAGATTGGAGGCCGCTTTATTTTGTATCTAAAAGGATGGGACAGAATCAGGCCACCTTGAACGCCGTCAACGCATGTTTAGATGACATGACTTGCCCAGTTTGTATGGAACAAATGGATATTGACTCAATGTTAGTTTTGAATTCCTGTGGTCATTGCTTATGCGCACAATGTTTTGAACCGTATGTTGATAACGCAAAATTGGAGCCCACCGCGTCCTTCGGACCGAAAGGTACTAATTCTGTCAATATTCCATGTCTTGTATGCAGGAAAATGAACAATGACAAAGAAGCAATCAGTTATCAACTATTTGATCAAGTTAATAACCTCAACTATTctattgatgatttgagGCTAGAATATGACAAGATGGTAGCTGAACAAAAGGCTAGGTTAAAAAATGGTTACACAATAGATTATAAAAGCCTTAAAGAATCTAAGAAGGTTGAAATGTGTCTTGACATTATCAAGAAAGTCACAGATTCTAACACTGATGAAAAGCTAGTCATATTTTCGCAATTCACTatgttctttgaaattttagGACATTTtatcaagaagaatctCGGTCTGAATTTCTTGAGATATGACGGGAGTATGTCATCCAGTCAAAGATCTGCTTGTATCGAGAGTTTTTACCAGGATAATAATTATAGAGTGATGCTAATTTCTATGAAAGCAGGTAATTCGGGGCTTACTCTCACATGTGCAAACCATGTCATCCTAGCAGATCCGTTTTGGAATCcgtttgttgaagaacaagcGATGGACAGATGTCACAGAATCTCacaagaaagagaagtCTATGTTCATCGGTTGCTAATAAAAATGTCAGTTGAAGACAGAATTGTTGAATtacaaaacaagaagaaaactctAGTGAACTTAGCCATGGACCCAACACAAATCAGAGAGGTAAATAAATtaggaagaaaagaactAGGATTCTTATTCGGTTTGAATTCATTAGATTGAGATCCAATGTCGATGGCACATGTAGATAATGAATAGCTTCCTTTCTCTCTTCCTGGAAGAACGATTAAGCTTACCAGTACTTAATTCGTCATACGTATGTAAATATACCAAATTCAGGCAGAACCAGTTGCCATTTAAATTAGCAGTTGTAAACCTCAATAACTTTCTTTACCTAAATTCCGTTGTTGCATCGCAGCGTTCTTTACCTAAACAATTAACTTTTCACGTCCAGCTCCATGACtttaatgaaaaattgtgTGAAATATAGGGAAAAGATATATCAACTGATCTCATtgcaactttttttttaaacGTAGACCAGAATAACAGGAATAACGCTCAATCAGCACATCTAAGAATCCTTAGCGGAGTCGCTACAGCTGAAATATAATTCGTATAGACGTTAGCGTCAAGAAATAGTAGATACACAATATAAATTGACAAGCAATGGTTTCATTGACAAAGAGAGTATTATTTGAAGTTATTCCGAATCCACCTGATGAGACGACTTTGACTTTATCCTCTACCACCAACAAAGGTCACTACATATCCGTTAGACCTTTCGTCAATGCTGAAGGTAAGGAATTCCCATTTGAATGGGCTTTTGGTGGTACATCTGATCacattgaattgaaaaaaatcaatGAGAGAGCCAACTCCTTaaacttcaattttaaGTTCGATACAAATGTGAAGTTGAATGTTCCAGAAACTCATCGTGGTGTTATCAAAACCGTCTTCAAGACTTGGGATTCCGGTTTGGTTGAAGAAACTGGTTCTGTTTTCCCATGGGGAACCGAAGGTACGGAAGTCAAGTTCAGAGAACTTTGGCAACCGGTGGATCCAACAAGACTTGAATTTGTCGAGTTAAACAATGAAAAGGACGTAGATCAAGCTGCTAATTCTATTGCATTAAGTGTAGATAATGAGGAATATGAAGGTTTAGTCATCGTTGTTGGAAGATGGATCCAAGGTATCCTATTTAAGAAAGGTGTTAACACTCTAGATGGGATCAATTTGTTTAGATCTCAAATTGATGAGAAAAACTCCATTGTATCTCTCGTTAAGTTCGGTGCGGATGCTGACAAGTTCCCACAAGAGGTCTTATTGAATGAAGGCTCTATCACTACCTCAAAGGGCTTGGAATGGTCTGTAATTGAATCAAACTTATGATGTTCATGTTCACTGTGCAGTGTGCACTCTGCCCCAGATTTCTTTATCATACGTCGTTTGTAGATGTTGTTATGTATCAAAATCTATAATGAGGTGATCGTTTATTAAAAACTGCCCACAAGAAGAAACACTATATAATTGCAtctttagttttttttttgctaaGCTTTAAGCAACCAAGTGGATCAGTTAGTTAAGTCCCAATCATCTATCAAGCTAGTGGCTAGCGCTCTTATTCAACCAGAAGGTACTCGCTGGACTGTCTCATTTCCCGAACAGCGGAATATTACCGAACGATAAACCTATCGAACGATACGGCggaaaacttttcaataactATGGAACCTGTATTCTCGAGTAGAATCTCAATTAAATGGGGTGAACAAGAGCCCCACGAGGATACCAATACATGGGTCCTTACTGCTGGTAATGGGAAGTTCGTAGATGCAAGAATTGACTTAAAAACCAATATACCACAGTGGTTAATAACTGgagaagaacaagaaattccTACAAAAGACGGCTACgagttttctttgaaatttgtTCATGAACTGGATTCTGTACATGGAAATGATCCCGAGCGTAGTGCTGATTTTGGTCATTTCAAATCCCTGACATATAGTAGTAGACTCGAGGAAGGGGAGATGTATAATGTTTCTGAGGAGAGAGTCATGACGTATAAAGAAATTTGGCAAACCATTGACCCAATAAGATCTTCAACAGATCATCTAGTACCCGTAGAGTCTGATATATATGATGGATCTAGTGTCACGTCTATTGTCTGGGAGCTGTCGGACGACGCCAAGAATAATGCACGCGGGAGATTGATCAGTATAGGAAAAGTTAGTCAAGGAATTGTGGAATATAACGGATTGTTTCAGTGCATTAGAACGTGGAATAACTCAGTGGTATACCAATACGGTTCTCATGTGGAAGAAATTTTTGGGCAGTTTATGAAGGGATTGAGCACTCACAATTCCCAATTTCCATGGCAAAGAACATATCCTTAGACTACCTGCTTTGACAACTTCGCAAGCGCAAAAAAGATTGTTTCCAAACAATCATAAATTAATTGCCTTGCTCTGTACCATGGTAGCgatttgaatttattgTCTTTTAACTAATGAAGTGTATCAATATATGTAACGTCCCCCAAGGTAAACTATTTAGGAAGATCTTTAGTCAGTTGATAATTACGATTCACGCTTTCGATTCACGCTTTAGATCTGAGGGACATTTTCCTCAACAGGAAAGGGCATACCCCTTACGAAAATACATTGTCAAATACCTATGGAACCATATGAGTAATTGAGGTTCCCTATCAAAGCTGGATTGCCATATGTACAAATTAACCATGACACCGGAATGGGCCTGTGACAGCATTCTCCGAACTTATACGAGTTATGTGACTTGCTCAGTATATCAATTATTATCCGATATAGTGTAACGGCTATCACATCACGCTTTCACCGTGGAGACCGGGGTTCGACTCCCCGTATCGGAGTatctttttatttgaagCCTATCTACTTAGTAGATGAACGACCGTGTGATAAACTTGTTTCGACCGGAAAGACCGTCTCCTCAAATTCACAAAGCTCCAACCCCTACCTGTGACAACAGCATACCAACGTAaaatgtttttttttttatttccttAGTGCTTTAAAGTCCAATTGACTAACGATTAATACACAGTTATAAAATTTTGGACGACATGACTTATTTAACATTGCCGGATCTGGTTAGCTCACATGAGTAAGTGGTGTTTTTACGCCAACACTAAGGAATCTAACCTATGTACGGCTGTTGATACTTCCTTCTCTGTTCCGTCTAATAGCCATACCTGTGTTAAAATACACTCTTTCTCATGCGATacaatattattatttaaGCGTTGCAAAGTGGATAAATTGCGGAAATGAAAGCTTGCCATTATGTGTTGGTACGATGAATGTGAAATGTAGTGATGCCATTTCTTGGGATCATTTCTTGGCAATTTCACAGAAATAGTGATAAATTCGAATCCACTTGAGTCAATGTCAAATAGTTCTGTGACtagaaattgaaatttttgaatggTTGGATTAAAACCAAGGTTCCATTTAGTTGTTATACACTGTCTCTGGTCTGATATCTTACTGGCTTGGAAATTTAAAAGGGAAATGACACTTGATAAGTTAGACCCTATTTTATTCTTACCAAATATTTTGTTATAGCTTTGATAACCTTTCTTGCAACTGTCACTAACTGTAAAATCATTCCTGTTGTTACTCATAGCActattttcatcttgataATTCTGGAACCCAGACTCATTATAGTCATTAAGCGTATGTATTGAAAGGGTAGAAGCATATGAATCTAAAGTATTGTAGCAATAATCAACGAATTCaccttcatcatcatcatcagaacAATTGATTAGCTCGGGTAAATCCATTTTCGTTTTCTCAATATAGCAATCTTTTAATGAACCTAATATAGGTATCCCACCAATATGTCATAAACCGTTTTGGTATCAAATAACAGTTTTATCTTTGAAGGATATTTAATTTGTGACACTGTTTAGCTTGAATGtattattgataatttcaactGACGTAGAAAATAGTAGTTTCACTCCAAAATTTTTAGGGAGAAAAACTTGCTATGTAAGTTCAACAAGTTGACAAACGTCTGGGGTGTTCAGACCCATTGATAGATAGAACACACAGCACCAATGACGCTGTGTCGTCGCATTGGTTAGACCCGAAATGACTTTGACACgtatccgggtaacaacataatttgtttcattttctctaCGGTTCTCAGTATCAGGAAGTAAAAAAATGGTTttaaatatgaaaaatgaagcaaaagaaagataaatGGGAAGTTGAAATCGCATAAAGTTGTGCATTGATGAATTACAAACTAGTAGAAAGGCTGAAGTAGCGATTATTCTCGAGTAGTGGGAAATACAGCTTACAAAACAAGCATCAGGAGACACTAAAAGTATAATCTAGTTGTTCGTTAGAGGCTTTTAAAGAAGAGAGATGGGTGTTTGGTTATTCATATTTGCTGTTATAGCTAACTGTGTGAACTTGTTTGCTCAAGTTCACTTCACAATCTTATACGCTGATTTGGAAGCTGATTATATCAATCCAATCGAGTTGTGTTCTAAGGTAAACAAATTAATTCTTCCTGAAGCGGCTCTTCATGgatttatttcattattattcCTATTGAATGGATACTGGTTTGTATTCTTATTGAACTTAGGAATTCTAGCATACAACGGTAATAAGTTCTACAAGAAGCAGCAATTATTAGATGCCACTGAAATTTTCAGGACTCTAGGTAAGCACAAGAGGGAATCGTTCATCAAGTTGGCATTCTACTTGTTCCtatttttcttctatttgTACAGAATGATCATGTCTTTGATTGCTGCCTCCGAGTAAGTTGTAAGAATATAAGGAAAAGGCAAAGGAAAATACTAGCTGATAACATAGAACCAATAATGTAATGAGGCTTTTGCGGTCCCTGTATTTATGTTATTTCTACAATACCTTTTCGTTGCGCAACCGTTATGTCCTTGTTTTATGGACTATGAACGGCTGGAAGACTGCGGCCGTTTCGACTCAATTCATCTATATCACTGTAGATATTGTTCACgttaaatatatatacatatatacatgcTTGTGAACATTAGTATATGTTTCTCAACCAATGGTATTTTGTAAAGACTCATTCAATGTCTTTAACGTGGGTAGGAGGCCCTTTTTCGATTCGGTATCAAAGGTGGAAGTATCGGGAGGTAAAttattgttgatgatggtaTCGATCCTTTGAGATAGAATCAGTTCATTGATCCGTTTGAAGTTCTGCAATGCTACTTGTTCCTCAGATAATGCATTGTTCGGCCCCTCATATGAGCTGATTGCGCTTCGCACGTCCAATAGTGATCGTGATAAGGAATTTTTTAAGAGGGAAATCTGTTTTAATCTGTACAAAAGATCGTTATTGGACAAATTTAATTCTGAGATGGTAATAAGGTCTTCCTTGGATTGATGTAGGAACCATGTCAATATCTTGATTTCCAGCTTTAGTTTTAATCTTAATCTAGCAGAGCCAGCTCTGTTAAATTGCGAAGTTCGTTCTTCTATTGTTACTAGTATCACAGTTTCAAGCAATCTTCGCAGAACATCGATGGTAGCCATCGACGTAAGTGGCGTGGATAGTTGTGATAGAGTCATTGAATCAAACTGAGTCGTATCTATAACAAGATCAGATGTTTCCACCGGTGCGTTTACGGCAGCAACCTCATCAccaatcacgtgatctaTATCATCTTCGTTTGCCGTTGCCTTGTCCATCAAACCATCTCCTTGATTTAGATCGAAATCGTCAACACGATCCGGAGACGGTACTTGTATGTCAGGAAAACTCTGGTCGTCCTGTTCCGTCAATTGACTATCTGTAACCAAATCGCCATCTTCTCTCAACTCTGGTTCAATTACCACATCGTAATCAATAGTTCTTGAAGCACTACCACGCTGCCTGTACAGCAACTTCAAATGTCGTTGCTTCAAAGCATCCATGAGAAGTTGAGTAAAATTGGCTGACAGTGCTGGCTATCGGCTACATGTCGTGCTCTGTGCTGCAAAATAAACAACGCCTTGTTCTATACAGGATATAGTGTAAATGCCATAACCTGTAGGTAAAGGAAAGAGGAATATCATTTACGTGAACTGGGAATCACGTGACATCACGTGATTCCCAGTTCCTAAAACCGATTATTACGGCATTATCTGGGCCCCTTTGAAGGGGTAAGAATATTCAATAAGGCCTCCCAGCCGGTAGTAGGAAATCAATTCCAGATGCCGAGCGTTGAGGCTCTCCCCGAGATATACATGATACTAGGATCCATAGGCCAAGTGATGTCATATCCGAAAGGAAAGCTCATGCTGATAACTGgctcttttttctttattttgttttttttgcaCTTTCCAATCTCCCGTCACTGGACATATCCAATAGTGATGGGGAAATCCAACCACCAACTAAATAATCTACAGGAACTACGCAGTTGCGGTTACGGGTTACTCTGAACAAAGTATTACCTAATGAGGCGAAGATGGATCAAGCTTCGGTTTCCTTTCAGctattttttcttattcaTAAGCAACAAAAAGATGCCCAGGACCAAAAGGTCCAGAATACCGGTAAATAGAAGGTCTTTATTATGTCAGAAACGTGAACCGGGGAAACCTGAAACATCCGAAACACCATCGGTAAGAGAATTGGATCCCTTGTCAATTTCGTGTTCTGTACATCGTACTAGGTAATGATctcaagaaaaaagaatacaaaGTGATGTAAGAACGCACACAGTATTACGAGTATGtgaaaaacaagaagaaccTGAATCTAGCGGATCCCCGTCTGTAGTTTTATTACTGTATTACAACTTGTAGCTTGTTGCCGGAAGTTCCTTGCCATGGGAAACGTTACGTTACGTCTTTTCTCATATTGCCATGTAAAACAAGGTACTGCCTTTGTTTTTCCcgtctttcttttctttttgaattggCTTAGGCATTTCTAGTCCAATACGTTTGTGCTTGCGAATGCAATACGTAGTTTCATGCACATCGAAGTTTAATCCACCTGAATCGCCTGCGTAATCATGTACGgataaaaataaatacaCACTATTATACAATCAGATAAATATTTGACTAATACTGGTATgtatgcatatatatatatacactatatatatatatatagtgTATACATAAAGTGTATATGTCCTTTGTGGGTGATAGCAACAAGTTGGACTATATTGTATATAATTGATCCAGATTTCAAGCTGATAAGTACGATAGAGGGGGATAATAAACAGCTGTTAGCCTATATATATTCTATTCCATACACTTTCAGCGCCGgtttctttcctttttgtTACTATTTTGCCTTTTTGTTTAGTGT
This window encodes:
- the HRI1 gene encoding Hri1p (similar to uniprot|Q05905 Saccharomyces cerevisiae YLR301W Hypothetical ORF), whose amino-acid sequence is MVSLTKRVLFEVIPNPPDETTLTLSSTTNKGHYISVRPFVNAEGKEFPFEWAFGGTSDHIELKKINERANSLNFNFKFDTNVKLNVPETHRGVIKTVFKTWDSGLVEETGSVFPWGTEGTEVKFRELWQPVDPTRLEFVELNNEKDVDQAANSIALSVDNEEYEGLVIVVGRWIQGILFKKGVNTLDGINLFRSQIDEKNSIVSLVKFGADADKFPQEVLLNEGSITTSKGLEWSVIESNL
- a CDS encoding uncharacterized protein (conserved hypothetical protein), which translates into the protein MEPVFSSRISIKWGEQEPHEDTNTWVLTAGNGKFVDARIDLKTNIPQWLITGEEQEIPTKDGYEFSLKFVHELDSVHGNDPERSADFGHFKSLTYSSRLEEGEMYNVSEERVMTYKEIWQTIDPIRSSTDHLVPVESDIYDGSSVTSIVWELSDDAKNNARGRLISIGKVSQGIVEYNGLFQCIRTWNNSVVYQYGSHVEEIFGQFMKGLSTHNSQFPWQRTYP
- a CDS encoding uncharacterized protein (no similarity), which gives rise to MDLPELINCSDDDDEGEFVDYCYNTLDSYASTLSIHTLNDYNESGFQNYQDENSAMSNNRNDFTVSDSCKKGYQSYNKIFGKNKIGSNLSSVISLLNFQASKISDQRQCITTKWNLGFNPTIQKFQFLVTELFDIDSSGFEFITISVKLPRNDPKKWHHYISHSSYQHIMASFHFRNLSTLQRLNNNIVSHEKECILTQVWLLDGTEKEVSTAVHRLDSLVLA
- the ERV15 gene encoding Erv15p (highly similar to uniprot|P53173 Saccharomyces cerevisiae YGL054C ERV14 Protein localized to COPII-coated vesicles involved in vesicle formation and incorporation of specific secretory cargo required for the delivery of bud-site selection protein Axl2p to cell surface related to Drosophila cornichon) — its product is MGVWLFIFAVIANCVNLFAQVHFTILYADLEADYINPIELCSKVNKLILPEAALHGFISLLFLLNGYWFVFLLNLGILAYNGNKFYKKQQLLDATEIFRTLGKHKRESFIKLAFYLFLFFFYLYRMIMSLIAASE
- the AME1 gene encoding Ame1p (some similarities with uniprot|P38313 Saccharomyces cerevisiae YBR211C AME1 associated with microtubules and essential regulator of microtubule stability); translation: MDALKQRHLKLLYRQRGSASRTIDYDVVIEPELREDGDLVTDSQLTEQDDQSFPDIQVPSPDRVDDFDLNQGDGLMDKATANEDDIDHVIGDEVAAVNAPVETSDLVIDTTQFDSMTLSQLSTPLTSMATIDVLRRLLETVILVTIEERTSQFNRAGSARLRLKLKLEIKILTWFLHQSKEDLITISELNLSNNDLLYRLKQISLLKNSLSRSLLDVRSAISSYEGPNNALSEEQVALQNFKRINELILSQRIDTIINNNLPPDTSTFDTESKKGLLPTLKTLNESLQNTIG